The following coding sequences are from one Dreissena polymorpha isolate Duluth1 chromosome 8, UMN_Dpol_1.0, whole genome shotgun sequence window:
- the LOC127841280 gene encoding calmodulin-like isoform X2, translating into MSLTDEDELRIQEAFTSINVNGGDNVDVSELYRGAQLFGLNPTRNECETAIASVDLNADGQLSQDEFRNLVLKMMKTREQMEAELDKALQALGDGDRFTKDEFRTFIQSRGDDPLTDVEVDELFADIDTDGDMDTISRQELIALFTQANM; encoded by the exons ATGTCTTTAACGGATGAGGACGAGCTGCGTATCCAGGAAGCGTTCACGTCAATCAACGTCAACGGCGGAGATAACGTGGACGTCTCGGAGCTGTACCGCGGTGCCCAGCTGTTCGGACTGAATCCAACGCGGAACGAGTGCGAGACGGCCATAGCCTCCGTTGACTTGAACGCGGACGGGCAGCTGAGTCAGGACGAGTTCCGAAACCTCGTACTGAAGATGATGAAAACCAGGGAG CAAATGGAGGCTGAGCTTGACAAGGCCCTGCAGGCCCTAGGGGACGGAGATAGGTTTACCAAGGACGAGTTCAGGACCTTTATACAG TCACGTGGCGATGACCCGCTCACGGATGTCGAGGTGGACGAACTGTTCGCGGACATCGATACGGACGGCGACATGGACACGATATCGAGGCAGGAGCTGATTGCTCTATTCACGCAGGCGAACATGTAA